In one Accipiter gentilis chromosome 4, bAccGen1.1, whole genome shotgun sequence genomic region, the following are encoded:
- the PRR15 gene encoding proline-rich protein 15, whose translation MADSAAATAAPRAGVKGSSAGPWWKSLTSKKKHKEAPAAPPPPAAAASEAPAAPSSPGGREEQPPPFGGGEAAGAGGGGGNRRSLRVSHSGRFKERRKVRTSLLADSPEVFDGGGAPGRAAQGGE comes from the coding sequence ATGGCGGACAGCGCCGCGgccaccgccgccccccgcgccggcGTGAAGGGCAGCTCGGCGGGGCCCTGGTGGAAGTCGCTGACCAGCAAGAAGAAGCACAAGGAagcgccggccgccccgccgccccccgccgccgctgccagcgaggcccccgcagccccctccagccccggcggcCGGGAGGAGCAGCCGCCCCCCTTCGGCGGCGGCGAggccgcgggggcgggcggcggcggcggcaaccGCCGGAGCCTCCGCGTCTCCCACTCGGGCCGCTTCAAGGAGAGGCGGAAGGTGCGCACCTCGCTGCTGGCCGACAGCCCCGAGGTCTTCGACGGCGGCGGCGCCCCGGGCCGTGCCGCCCAAGGGGGCGAGTAG